From Nguyenibacter vanlangensis, one genomic window encodes:
- the pgeF gene encoding peptidoglycan editing factor PgeF — translation MGTDAIPPEAVLRHALLGDVPHGFFTRLGGVSQGPYESLNCSTRSGDTPQALAENRRRIATVMGVRPEYLLGVTQVHGDGVAVVTSPWEAGAAPQADALVTDRPGVALGVITADCGPVLFAAEDGGVVGAAHAGWRGAVGGVLEATLAAMARLGAPAVTVRAVVGPCIGQQSYEVGADMRARALAEDPDAEAFFAGGRRAEHYQFDLAGYCVARLRRAGIGRAIALSVDTLGDTRRFFSHRRRTLAGGGPIGHQISAIARAGATSGA, via the coding sequence ATGGGGACGGACGCGATTCCGCCCGAGGCCGTCCTGCGTCACGCCTTGCTGGGTGATGTACCGCACGGGTTCTTCACCCGGCTTGGGGGCGTATCGCAGGGCCCGTACGAAAGCCTGAACTGTTCCACCCGTTCGGGCGATACGCCCCAGGCGCTGGCCGAAAACCGCCGCCGGATCGCGACCGTCATGGGGGTGCGTCCGGAATACCTGCTGGGAGTGACCCAGGTGCATGGCGACGGCGTGGCGGTCGTGACCAGTCCCTGGGAGGCTGGCGCCGCGCCGCAGGCCGACGCGCTGGTCACCGACCGGCCGGGGGTGGCGCTGGGGGTGATCACCGCCGATTGCGGACCGGTATTGTTCGCGGCCGAGGATGGCGGTGTGGTCGGCGCGGCCCATGCCGGCTGGCGCGGCGCGGTGGGGGGCGTGCTGGAGGCCACGCTGGCGGCGATGGCCCGGCTGGGGGCGCCAGCGGTGACGGTCCGGGCGGTCGTGGGACCCTGCATCGGGCAGCAGAGCTACGAGGTCGGAGCCGACATGCGCGCCCGGGCGCTGGCGGAGGACCCGGATGCCGAAGCTTTCTTTGCCGGTGGGCGGCGCGCGGAACATTACCAGTTCGACCTGGCCGGCTATTGCGTGGCACGGCTGCGGCGCGCCGGGATCGGCCGGGCAATAGCGCTTAGTGTGGATACGCTGGGCGATACGCGGCGTTTCTTCAGTCATCGGCGGCGTACTTTGGCGGGTGGCGGGCCGATTGGGCATCAGATTTCGGCGATCGCCCGGGCCGGTGCTACAAGCGGCGCATGA
- a CDS encoding SAM-dependent methyltransferase, with protein sequence MARANATYYAGRDPFADFVTAPEISQIFGEILGAWVAVTWQAMGRPAPFRLIEAGPGRGTLMADMLRLLARVAPDCHQAARVHLLEQSPRLRAVQHAALAGRGAWPVAWHARLADVPEGPSILLANEFLDALPIRQFVRTADGWDERFVQGVGFVTVRAHDVPWGAAVGELFDRPVPLGEILEFCPEALAVAESVAARLSHAPGAGLFIDYGYDGAIWGDTLQALRDGQPAWPLADPGQADLTAHVDFAAFAAAARQGGALCHGSVTQGAFLAGLGLFARAEQLARGRAAAEAHAIRDAAQRLAAPDRMGRLFKVLALTSPGLPAPPGFQAHE encoded by the coding sequence ATGGCGCGGGCCAACGCGACCTATTATGCCGGGCGCGATCCGTTCGCCGATTTCGTTACCGCGCCCGAGATCTCGCAGATCTTTGGCGAGATCTTGGGGGCCTGGGTGGCCGTCACCTGGCAGGCGATGGGCCGCCCGGCGCCGTTCCGTCTGATCGAGGCCGGGCCGGGGCGCGGAACCCTGATGGCCGACATGCTGCGCCTGCTGGCAAGGGTGGCGCCCGATTGCCATCAGGCGGCGCGCGTGCATCTGCTGGAGCAGTCGCCCCGCCTGCGCGCGGTGCAGCACGCGGCGCTGGCCGGGCGCGGGGCGTGGCCCGTCGCCTGGCACGCGCGCCTTGCGGATGTGCCCGAGGGGCCGTCGATCCTGCTGGCCAACGAGTTCCTGGACGCATTGCCGATCCGCCAGTTCGTCCGGACCGCGGACGGATGGGACGAACGCTTTGTGCAGGGGGTCGGATTCGTGACCGTACGCGCCCATGACGTGCCCTGGGGGGCTGCGGTGGGCGAACTGTTCGACCGGCCCGTGCCCCTGGGCGAGATCCTGGAATTTTGCCCCGAAGCGCTGGCGGTGGCGGAAAGCGTGGCGGCGCGGCTGTCGCATGCGCCGGGTGCCGGGCTGTTCATCGATTACGGCTATGACGGTGCGATCTGGGGCGACACGCTGCAGGCGCTGCGGGACGGCCAGCCCGCTTGGCCGCTGGCCGATCCGGGGCAGGCGGACCTGACCGCCCATGTCGATTTCGCGGCATTCGCCGCGGCGGCGCGCCAAGGGGGCGCGCTCTGCCATGGCAGTGTGACGCAGGGGGCTTTCCTGGCCGGGTTGGGGCTGTTCGCGCGGGCCGAGCAATTGGCACGCGGCCGCGCGGCCGCCGAGGCGCATGCCATTCGCGACGCCGCGCAGCGCTTGGCCGCGCCGGACAGGATGGGGCGCCTGTTCAAGGTGCTGGCCCTGACATCGCCCGGACTGCCGGCGCCACCGGGATTTCAGGCGCATGAATAA
- the lgt gene encoding prolipoprotein diacylglyceryl transferase, whose protein sequence is MLPVLIFPQFDPVMVHVGPLAIRWYAMAYITALLVGWRLVRRLAGLSPRAATALQVDDFLTWATLGVVLGGRLGYILFYQPSLYLAHPMAVVEVWRGGMSFHGGALGVVVALALFSWSNKLSFLAFSDRVTVVVPIGLGLGRIANFINGELWGRPAPSGLPWAMVFPQAGPQPRHPSELYEALLEGLVLFAMMWVVSRQQSIRERPGFLSGLFLFGYAVARSICECFREPDAFIGFLPFGTTMGQILCIPMAIAGAGLMLQAMRRPPQTLLMPVDTESKRP, encoded by the coding sequence ATGCTGCCCGTCCTGATATTTCCGCAATTCGATCCGGTCATGGTGCATGTGGGGCCGCTGGCCATTCGCTGGTATGCCATGGCCTATATCACCGCGCTGCTGGTCGGCTGGCGGCTGGTGCGCCGCCTGGCGGGATTGTCGCCCCGTGCGGCGACCGCGCTGCAGGTCGACGATTTCCTGACCTGGGCGACGCTGGGTGTCGTGCTGGGGGGGCGGCTGGGCTATATCCTGTTCTATCAGCCATCGCTGTATCTCGCGCATCCGATGGCGGTGGTGGAAGTCTGGCGTGGGGGAATGTCCTTCCATGGCGGGGCGCTTGGCGTCGTGGTGGCGCTGGCGCTGTTTTCTTGGAGCAATAAACTGAGTTTCCTGGCGTTTTCCGACCGGGTGACGGTCGTCGTGCCGATCGGGCTGGGGCTGGGGCGCATCGCCAACTTCATCAACGGGGAATTGTGGGGGCGCCCGGCGCCGTCCGGCCTGCCCTGGGCGATGGTCTTTCCTCAGGCCGGCCCCCAGCCGCGGCATCCGTCCGAACTCTACGAGGCGCTGCTGGAAGGGCTGGTGCTGTTCGCGATGATGTGGGTGGTGTCGCGCCAGCAGTCGATCCGTGAGCGGCCGGGCTTCCTGTCCGGACTGTTCCTGTTCGGCTATGCCGTGGCGCGCAGCATCTGTGAATGTTTCCGCGAGCCGGATGCCTTTATCGGGTTTCTGCCGTTCGGCACCACCATGGGGCAGATCCTGTGCATTCCTATGGCGATTGCCGGCGCGGGGCTGATGCTGCAGGCGATGCGCCGGCCGCCGCAGACTCTGCTGATGCCGGTCGATACGGAGTCCAAACGCCCGTGA
- the rfaD gene encoding ADP-glyceromanno-heptose 6-epimerase: MIIITGGAGFIGSCLHAALRARGEETVIVDWLGAEGKWRNIARHAPERLLAPEALDDFLAGHPAVTAVFHLGAISETTARDGDLIWRTNIDLSARLWAWCVRYGARFIYASSAATYGAADRSELFSDDPAMLDSLRPLNLYGWSKHVFDRQVMARLARGEAAPPQWAGLKFFNVFGPNEYHKGKMISVVKVKYDEVSRGLPARLFRSDVRKLADGAQARDFIWVGDVVDVMLWLLDNPRVSGLFNCGTGVARTYLDLAHAVCDAMGVPRQVEFIDMPANLRGQYQSYTRADMTRLRAAGYGRPFTTLEDGVRRYVRDYLAAPDPYL, translated from the coding sequence ATGATCATCATCACCGGTGGAGCCGGGTTCATCGGCTCATGTCTGCATGCGGCGCTTCGGGCGCGGGGCGAGGAGACGGTCATCGTCGACTGGCTGGGTGCGGAAGGGAAATGGCGCAATATCGCGCGCCATGCCCCCGAGCGGCTGCTTGCGCCCGAGGCTCTGGACGATTTCCTGGCCGGCCACCCGGCCGTGACGGCTGTGTTCCATTTGGGCGCGATTAGCGAGACGACCGCGCGTGACGGAGACCTGATCTGGCGCACCAATATTGACCTGTCGGCGCGCTTATGGGCGTGGTGCGTGCGGTACGGTGCGCGCTTCATCTATGCGTCATCGGCTGCGACCTATGGCGCCGCCGACCGGTCGGAACTGTTTTCCGACGATCCCGCAATGCTGGACTCCCTGCGGCCGCTGAACCTGTATGGCTGGTCGAAGCATGTATTCGATCGGCAGGTAATGGCGCGACTGGCGCGGGGCGAGGCCGCGCCGCCGCAATGGGCGGGGCTGAAATTCTTCAACGTCTTCGGCCCGAACGAATACCACAAGGGCAAGATGATCTCGGTCGTGAAGGTGAAATATGACGAGGTCAGTCGGGGCTTGCCGGCGCGGCTGTTCCGGTCAGATGTGCGGAAATTGGCGGACGGAGCGCAGGCGCGGGACTTCATCTGGGTCGGCGACGTGGTGGACGTGATGCTGTGGCTGCTGGACAACCCGCGGGTCAGCGGGCTGTTCAATTGCGGGACCGGGGTGGCACGGACCTATCTGGACCTGGCCCATGCGGTGTGCGACGCCATGGGTGTGCCAAGGCAGGTAGAATTCATCGACATGCCCGCCAATTTGCGGGGACAGTATCAATCCTATACCCGCGCGGACATGACGCGCCTGCGGGCGGCGGGCTATGGACGGCCGTTCACGACGCTGGAAGACGGGGTCCGCCGGTACGTGCGGGATTACTTGGCCGCGCCCGACCCGTATCTGTGA
- a CDS encoding accessory factor UbiK family protein encodes MPDRPRIFDDLAGVAGGAFSALAGLREEIGAIVRARVDEVLSTLNLVRREDFEVVRELAGRARSAQEEADARLAALEARIVALEAQPGTPPFPPSMPGETNPTANPF; translated from the coding sequence ATGCCCGACAGGCCCCGTATCTTCGACGATCTCGCTGGCGTTGCCGGCGGCGCCTTCTCGGCGCTGGCTGGACTGCGGGAAGAAATCGGCGCCATCGTTCGAGCCCGCGTCGACGAGGTCCTTTCGACGCTGAACCTGGTCCGGCGAGAAGATTTCGAGGTGGTGCGCGAATTGGCCGGCCGGGCACGCTCGGCGCAGGAGGAGGCAGATGCCCGCCTCGCGGCGCTCGAGGCCCGAATCGTGGCCCTTGAAGCTCAACCCGGCACGCCCCCCTTTCCGCCCTCCATGCCCGGCGAAACGAACCCGACAGCCAACCCGTTCTGA
- a CDS encoding YbjN domain-containing protein, with protein sequence MPALTPSSPSQDSNPLDLMEQIVGGYEWAFERRNDSEMAAEAPGKWCDYGLYFSWSREVSAMHFTCTFDLKVPTQQRRALFELVALANERLWIGHFGMDLESGMPLFRHAVLLRGAPGASMESLEDMVDIAITECERFYPAFQFVLWGGKTPAEALEAAMLDCAGEA encoded by the coding sequence ATGCCTGCTCTCACGCCCTCCTCTCCCTCCCAGGACTCCAACCCGCTCGATCTCATGGAACAGATCGTCGGCGGCTATGAATGGGCGTTCGAACGCCGCAACGATTCCGAAATGGCCGCCGAGGCCCCCGGAAAATGGTGCGATTATGGTCTATATTTTTCCTGGTCGCGCGAAGTCAGCGCGATGCATTTCACCTGCACATTTGACCTGAAGGTCCCAACGCAGCAACGCCGGGCCTTGTTCGAACTGGTCGCCCTGGCCAATGAGCGACTGTGGATCGGCCATTTCGGCATGGATCTTGAGAGCGGCATGCCGCTGTTCCGCCACGCGGTCCTACTGCGTGGCGCCCCCGGCGCATCGATGGAAAGTCTCGAGGACATGGTCGATATCGCCATTACCGAGTGCGAGCGCTTCTACCCCGCCTTCCAGTTCGTGCTGTGGGGCGGCAAGACCCCTGCGGAGGCGCTGGAGGCCGCGATGCTGGATTGCGCGGGCGAGGCGTGA
- the proC gene encoding pyrroline-5-carboxylate reductase, protein MSSPASPSAPIPPLLLVGCGQMGGAMLAGWLADGLAPSVVLDRHRDDIPAPHRVVRDAADLPRDFVPSLIVLAAKPQKAAEVLPALAPFARQAPILSVMAGKTVGGLTAALADAGCPDAVVIRAMPNTPSAIGQGMTVCYTPPGASDAQRALCERILSAIGDTAWVTREEQMDAVTAISGSGPAYVFLLAELMEQTGTALGLPPELARRIARRTVSGAGALIERTGVDAAELRRRVTSPGGTTQQALSVLMAPDAWPTTLDRAIRAASRRARELAS, encoded by the coding sequence GTGAGCAGCCCGGCCTCGCCGTCCGCTCCCATTCCCCCCCTGCTTCTGGTCGGGTGCGGACAGATGGGCGGCGCGATGCTGGCCGGCTGGCTGGCCGATGGACTTGCTCCATCGGTCGTTCTCGACCGGCACCGCGACGATATCCCTGCGCCGCATCGCGTCGTGCGGGATGCCGCCGACCTTCCGCGGGATTTCGTTCCTTCCCTGATCGTCCTGGCCGCCAAGCCGCAGAAGGCTGCCGAGGTGCTGCCCGCCCTGGCCCCGTTCGCGCGCCAAGCGCCCATCCTGTCGGTCATGGCCGGCAAGACGGTCGGCGGGCTGACGGCGGCGCTGGCCGATGCGGGCTGCCCGGATGCCGTCGTCATCCGGGCCATGCCCAACACGCCCTCGGCGATCGGGCAGGGCATGACGGTCTGCTATACCCCGCCCGGGGCCAGCGACGCCCAGCGCGCCTTGTGCGAACGCATACTCTCGGCCATCGGCGACACGGCCTGGGTCACCCGGGAAGAGCAGATGGACGCCGTGACCGCGATCTCGGGCAGCGGCCCGGCCTATGTCTTCCTGCTTGCCGAACTGATGGAACAGACGGGCACAGCGCTGGGCCTGCCGCCGGAACTTGCCCGCCGCATCGCCCGCCGCACCGTTTCGGGGGCCGGCGCGCTGATCGAGCGGACGGGCGTCGACGCCGCGGAACTGCGCCGCCGCGTGACCAGTCCGGGCGGGACGACGCAGCAAGCGCTGTCCGTGCTGATGGCGCCCGATGCATGGCCGACCACGCTGGACCGTGCCATCCGCGCCGCGTCCCGTCGCGCCCGCGAACTGGCGTCCTGA
- a CDS encoding TetR family transcriptional regulator, whose product MDNDQFDDALLRAAMDRTALSGWGRLTIVDAARDAGIPLDEARRRYPVKAALLLKLGRLADESALVDDGSTGTVREKLFDLLMRRFDVLQQYRAGVRAVLRTLPFDPLLAAGLGAATYESMRWMASAAGLDVTGLIGTLRVKGLVGVWTYTLRAWDRDDSEDLSSTMAALDQALDRAARLGNLLEYGRRRSATSATAEAATTHSSEIDPSIDLPLEPHPNYP is encoded by the coding sequence ATGGATAACGACCAGTTCGACGATGCCCTGCTCCGCGCCGCCATGGACCGCACCGCCCTGTCCGGATGGGGGCGCCTTACGATCGTCGACGCGGCGCGCGACGCCGGCATTCCGCTGGACGAAGCCCGCCGGCGCTACCCGGTCAAGGCGGCCCTGCTGCTGAAACTGGGCCGCCTGGCCGACGAATCCGCCCTGGTGGATGACGGCAGCACCGGCACGGTGCGCGAAAAATTGTTCGACCTGCTGATGCGCCGTTTTGATGTACTGCAACAATATCGCGCCGGGGTGCGCGCCGTGCTGCGCACCCTTCCTTTCGACCCGTTGCTGGCAGCCGGGCTGGGAGCAGCGACCTACGAAAGCATGCGTTGGATGGCGAGTGCAGCCGGGCTGGACGTCACGGGCCTGATCGGCACCCTGCGGGTCAAAGGCTTGGTCGGTGTCTGGACCTATACGCTGCGTGCCTGGGATCGCGACGACAGCGAAGACCTGTCCAGCACCATGGCGGCCCTGGATCAGGCCCTGGATCGGGCCGCGCGGCTGGGCAATCTGCTGGAATACGGTCGCCGCCGCTCCGCCACTAGCGCGACTGCCGAAGCGGCGACGACTCACTCCAGCGAGATCGACCCGTCCATCGATCTGCCGCTGGAACCCCATCCAAACTATCCCTGA
- a CDS encoding HU family DNA-binding protein encodes MSKAFIAAVIQDSIDCTGVAANQAATDLMAAIIRELKKEGGFTLPSFGTFTVKKTKARKALNPRTGEPVKVKAGKTVRFKASPNLKKAV; translated from the coding sequence ATGAGCAAAGCCTTCATCGCCGCAGTAATCCAGGATTCGATCGACTGCACAGGTGTCGCTGCCAACCAGGCGGCCACGGACCTGATGGCCGCTATCATCCGGGAACTGAAGAAGGAAGGTGGGTTTACCCTGCCGTCATTCGGCACCTTTACGGTCAAGAAGACCAAGGCGCGCAAGGCGCTGAATCCCCGTACGGGTGAGCCGGTAAAGGTGAAGGCCGGCAAGACGGTGCGCTTCAAGGCCAGCCCGAACCTGAAAAAGGCGGTCTGA
- a CDS encoding NAD(+) synthase gives MPDFRSLYRHGFARVAGCTLPVALADPATNVARMVEMVQTCDAEGVALAVFPELGVSGYAIEDLRQQDVLLDGVGTALATLAAATAEMTPVIVAGAPLRHGDALYNCAVILHRGTILGVVPKSFLPNYREFYEARQFAAGVGQRGQSIHVAGQTAPFGPDLLFEAEDVPGLIIAVEICEDLWVPLPPSTDAALAGATVIANPSASDITVGKADIRDLLCRSQSARAICAYVYAAAGEGESTTDLAWDGQVSIYENGVLLAETVRFPQGPHRATADVDLDLLRQERSRMGSFADNRAARPDAGWRRISFALAPPAGDLGLKRRIERFPFVPSDPARLEQDCYEAWTIQVSALKQRLQATGTRRMVIGVSGGLDSTQALLVATRAADELGLGREAVLAYTMPGFGTSPGTQSNALELMRALGVTATELDIRPTARMMLQELGHPFASGMPLYDVTFENVQAGLRTDFLFRLANQHGGIVIGTGDLSELALGWCTYGVGDQMSHYNVNAGLPKTLIQHLIRWVIASERVDGAVGGVLQAILDTEISPELVPAGDDQALQSTEARIGPYALQDFTLFYVLRYGFRPSRVAFMAEIAWKDPQAGNWPPGFPQDKRVAYDLPTIRHWLSVFLARFFGFSQFKRSAVPNGPKVVAGGALSPRGDWRAPSDGNARLWLDELERNVPSA, from the coding sequence GTGCCGGATTTTCGTTCTCTCTACCGTCATGGCTTTGCACGCGTCGCCGGATGCACGCTGCCCGTGGCCCTGGCCGATCCGGCCACCAACGTCGCACGCATGGTCGAAATGGTGCAGACATGCGACGCCGAGGGCGTGGCGCTGGCGGTATTTCCGGAACTGGGCGTGTCGGGATACGCGATCGAGGATCTGCGCCAGCAGGACGTGTTGCTGGATGGGGTGGGTACCGCCCTGGCCACCCTGGCAGCCGCGACAGCCGAAATGACGCCGGTCATCGTCGCCGGCGCACCGCTGCGGCATGGCGACGCGCTGTATAATTGTGCCGTCATTCTGCATCGCGGTACGATCCTAGGGGTGGTGCCCAAGAGTTTCCTGCCGAACTATCGCGAATTCTACGAGGCCCGGCAGTTTGCCGCCGGCGTGGGGCAGCGCGGGCAGAGCATCCATGTCGCCGGCCAGACGGCGCCCTTTGGTCCCGACCTCCTGTTCGAGGCCGAGGATGTGCCAGGTCTGATCATCGCGGTCGAGATCTGCGAGGACCTGTGGGTGCCGCTGCCGCCCAGCACCGATGCCGCACTGGCCGGCGCTACCGTCATCGCCAACCCGTCCGCCAGTGACATCACGGTCGGCAAGGCCGACATACGCGACCTGTTATGCCGGTCACAATCCGCACGCGCCATCTGCGCCTATGTTTATGCGGCGGCCGGAGAGGGGGAGTCGACGACCGACCTGGCCTGGGACGGTCAGGTGTCGATCTATGAGAACGGTGTGTTGCTGGCCGAGACGGTGCGCTTTCCGCAGGGGCCCCACCGGGCCACGGCGGACGTGGACCTGGACCTGCTGCGTCAGGAGCGCAGCCGGATGGGCAGTTTTGCCGACAATCGCGCGGCGCGTCCGGACGCCGGCTGGCGGCGGATCAGCTTCGCGCTGGCACCGCCGGCGGGTGATCTGGGCCTGAAGCGGCGGATCGAACGTTTTCCGTTCGTCCCATCCGACCCGGCGCGGCTGGAGCAGGATTGCTACGAAGCCTGGACCATCCAGGTTTCGGCGTTGAAGCAGCGGCTGCAAGCGACCGGAACACGGCGCATGGTGATCGGCGTGTCCGGCGGCCTGGATTCGACCCAGGCGCTACTGGTGGCCACACGAGCGGCCGACGAACTGGGGCTGGGGCGTGAGGCGGTGCTGGCCTATACGATGCCGGGTTTCGGGACCAGCCCGGGCACGCAGTCCAACGCCCTGGAACTGATGCGCGCCCTGGGGGTGACGGCGACGGAACTGGACATCCGTCCGACTGCCCGCATGATGTTGCAGGAGCTGGGTCATCCCTTCGCCAGCGGCATGCCGCTCTATGACGTGACCTTCGAGAACGTCCAGGCCGGGTTGCGGACCGATTTCCTGTTCCGCCTGGCCAACCAGCATGGCGGGATCGTTATTGGTACCGGCGATCTGTCAGAATTGGCACTGGGATGGTGCACCTACGGTGTCGGTGACCAGATGTCACATTATAACGTCAATGCGGGGCTGCCCAAAACGCTTATCCAGCATCTGATCCGCTGGGTGATTGCGTCGGAGAGGGTGGACGGTGCGGTGGGTGGCGTATTGCAGGCGATCCTGGACACGGAGATTTCGCCCGAGCTGGTTCCGGCAGGCGATGATCAGGCCCTGCAGAGCACCGAGGCGCGGATTGGTCCTTACGCGTTGCAGGATTTCACGCTGTTCTATGTGCTGCGTTATGGTTTTCGCCCGTCGCGTGTCGCTTTCATGGCCGAGATTGCCTGGAAGGATCCTCAGGCGGGAAACTGGCCGCCCGGTTTTCCTCAAGATAAGCGCGTAGCCTATGATCTACCGACGATAAGGCATTGGCTTTCGGTCTTTCTGGCCCGGTTCTTCGGTTTCAGCCAGTTCAAGCGTTCGGCGGTACCCAACGGGCCGAAGGTGGTGGCAGGCGGGGCATTGTCGCCGCGCGGCGACTGGCGCGCGCCGTCGGATGGCAATGCGCGGTTGTGGCTGGATGAGCTGGAACGTAACGTTCCCTCGGCCTGA
- a CDS encoding DUF1328 family protein yields MDFLRWTLIFLVLALVSAAFGFGGLATNFAYIGKILFFIFLILFIVGLFFGRGRGRTW; encoded by the coding sequence ATGGACTTCCTACGCTGGACGCTGATCTTTCTGGTCCTGGCGCTGGTGTCGGCGGCTTTCGGCTTTGGCGGCCTGGCCACCAATTTCGCCTATATCGGCAAGATCCTGTTCTTCATTTTCCTGATCCTGTTCATCGTCGGTCTGTTCTTCGGTCGCGGACGAGGCAGGACGTGGTGA
- a CDS encoding disulfide bond formation protein B — protein sequence MKSHVFRRVDTRPWLPLTLAAAGAIALGIAEWVEHGLGMAPCGLCLWERWPYRLLIALGILAALARGRGRRGIVWLCVPVLMAACGLSVVHVGVEQGWWPSPLPECRAPVFHGGTFAERLAAMPLRPAKPCDAPTYLISGLKLSMTAMGGLYALGLLGITTSCLVRDRRTDRR from the coding sequence ATGAAATCCCATGTTTTCAGGCGCGTCGACACCCGGCCGTGGCTCCCCCTGACACTCGCCGCCGCAGGCGCGATCGCGCTGGGAATCGCCGAATGGGTCGAACACGGGCTCGGCATGGCGCCGTGCGGGTTATGCCTGTGGGAGCGCTGGCCATACCGGCTGCTGATCGCGCTCGGGATATTGGCGGCGCTGGCACGCGGCCGCGGCCGGCGGGGAATCGTCTGGCTGTGCGTCCCGGTCCTGATGGCGGCATGCGGCCTGTCGGTCGTGCATGTCGGGGTGGAACAGGGATGGTGGCCCAGCCCGCTGCCGGAATGCCGGGCCCCCGTCTTCCACGGCGGAACCTTCGCCGAACGGCTGGCGGCCATGCCGCTACGCCCCGCCAAGCCGTGCGACGCGCCGACCTATCTGATCAGCGGGCTGAAGCTGTCGATGACCGCGATGGGCGGCCTGTACGCTCTGGGTCTGCTCGGGATCACCACGTCCTGCCTCGTCCGCGACCGAAGAACAGACCGACGATGA
- a CDS encoding trehalose-6-phosphate synthase → MGRLIIVSNRVPSPRERTQPAGGLTVGLRDALRGGESLWFGWSGNLVDSDADPVPGFDTVAGVTYATIDLTARQHEGFYQNFSNGILWPLFHYRIGLMSYARSDWQTYLEVNAMFARTLLPLLQPDDVIWIHDYHLFPLGQALRDLGVTTRIGFFLHIPVPPWSLIRCLPGVELLLEDMQAYDVFGVQTDEDADNLNQSFRLNGLMERAQAFPIGIDPHEFRAQAEAGVARDEAARLQASLRGAALILGVDRLDYSKGLPERFRGYEALLERYPEHRGKVTFLQVAPVSRGDVEEYRLLRRQLDELTGRVNGAYAEFDWTPIRYITRPIGRDILAGFYRMADVALITPLRDGMNLVAKEYIAAQDPAAPGVLVLSHFAGAAPEMGEAVLVNPFDADEIADALHQALTMDVHERRRRWLALDEEVRRTTAGSWARDFLRALDEAPPVCTP, encoded by the coding sequence ATGGGGCGCCTGATCATCGTATCGAACCGCGTGCCGTCGCCGCGCGAACGCACGCAGCCGGCGGGCGGATTGACGGTCGGGCTGCGCGACGCGCTGCGGGGCGGCGAGTCGCTGTGGTTCGGCTGGTCGGGCAACCTGGTCGACAGCGACGCCGACCCCGTGCCGGGCTTCGACACGGTCGCGGGCGTCACCTACGCGACCATCGACCTGACGGCGCGGCAGCACGAGGGATTCTACCAGAATTTCTCCAACGGCATTCTCTGGCCGCTCTTCCACTACCGCATCGGGCTGATGAGCTACGCGCGCAGCGACTGGCAGACCTATCTCGAGGTCAATGCCATGTTCGCGCGTACCCTGCTGCCGCTGCTGCAGCCGGACGACGTGATCTGGATCCACGACTACCACCTGTTCCCGCTGGGCCAGGCGCTGCGCGACCTGGGGGTCACGACGCGGATCGGCTTCTTCCTGCATATCCCGGTGCCGCCCTGGAGCCTGATCCGCTGCCTCCCCGGCGTCGAGCTGCTGCTCGAGGACATGCAGGCCTATGACGTGTTCGGGGTGCAGACCGACGAGGACGCCGACAATCTCAACCAGTCCTTCCGCCTGAACGGGCTGATGGAGCGGGCGCAGGCCTTCCCGATCGGCATCGACCCGCACGAATTCCGCGCCCAGGCCGAAGCCGGCGTCGCGCGGGACGAGGCCGCGCGGCTGCAGGCCAGCCTGCGCGGGGCCGCGCTGATCCTGGGCGTCGACCGGCTGGACTACTCCAAGGGCCTGCCCGAGCGTTTCCGCGGCTACGAGGCGCTGCTGGAGCGCTATCCGGAACATCGCGGCAAGGTGACGTTCCTGCAGGTGGCGCCGGTATCGCGCGGCGACGTCGAGGAATACCGCCTGCTGCGCCGTCAGCTCGACGAGCTGACGGGCCGGGTCAACGGCGCCTATGCCGAATTCGACTGGACGCCCATCCGCTACATCACAAGGCCGATCGGCCGCGACATCCTGGCGGGTTTCTACCGCATGGCGGACGTGGCGCTGATCACGCCGCTGCGCGACGGCATGAACCTGGTCGCCAAGGAATATATCGCCGCCCAGGACCCGGCGGCACCCGGCGTGCTGGTCCTGTCCCATTTCGCCGGCGCCGCCCCCGAGATGGGCGAGGCCGTGCTTGTCAATCCTTTTGATGCCGACGAGATCGCCGACGCCCTGCATCAAGCATTGACAATGGATGTGCACGAACGCCGCCGCCGCTGGCTGGCCTTGGACGAGGAAGTCCGCCGGACCACCGCCGGAAGCTGGGCCCGGGACTTCCTCCGCGCACTGGATGAGGCGCCGCCGGTCTGTACACCATGA